A single region of the Podospora pseudopauciseta strain CBS 411.78 chromosome 1, whole genome shotgun sequence genome encodes:
- the COX17 gene encoding Cytochrome c oxidase copper chaperone (EggNog:ENOG503P741; COG:O) translates to MSSAQATASSIASSAPVAPVIAQSAAAAAADKPKPCCVCKDEKAKRDECMLFSKAADPQKDCLSTIDQYRSCMAGFGFKV, encoded by the exons aTGTCCTCCGCCCAAGCTACCGCCAGCTCAATCG CCTCCAGCGCCCCGGTTGCGCCGGTGATCGCCCAgtcagctgctgctgctgctgctgacaaGCCCAAG cCCTGCTGCGTGTGCAAAGATGAAAAGGCCAAGCGCGACGAGTGCATGCTCTTCTCCAAGGCTGCCGACCCACAAAAGGACTGCTTGTCGACCATTGATCAGTATAGGAGTTGTATGGCTGGGTTTGGGTTCAAGGTTtag
- the TEL2 gene encoding telomere binding protein (BUSCO:EOG09263YUI; COG:O; EggNog:ENOG503NUCB), translating to MDDFLTPVSTIRITDMKESETPQGLASSQPKSSTPTSGKPAPASPEDALQLLKQQPSYDELIASLRFLSKHQSENDIPSIKRPSPISAQLVQVLVSEIVTNHWILLQEDAGDSKNSGFKLLLYCLSSITAINAILVRLRALIQEYKAENEGLGKLKRPDIHLNLETLLDLLEGLLKGDGWILEAWQTAKASSGPDAATSAVRMRPRAQEILTLFGGGRIVSLAAEAESIVKANKAAKDGDYEIWVADAQHYTAWLGRNIVTWQLSNGATESPKFGSDLFSKGLKLGHGEILTKHVLGELVLKKGADPSKFGMLLSNLPPTEQRKVLFSILKLFSSKYLDRLGRCDSEESKPIVSAVAGAIKSIIGESTSLKNYLVEWLTSSSGAGLGEGVGIRRTILAVVSQNGDDIVAVLEKSLSQFGDQLYIKHSPMLQQEAHAEVLLLSAGYVHRLSPIKLTLMMRTSVWLNTISNRLTAPHQKARLLGMWIGEALSNLVDKGDKRLNFNTEGEFEEMATWYKGLTQVSDEIGSMEPLFESPPTIRPKRKTSPSNAAKTAPRPPGQHPQAGFIIEELSDEEGSEEDDLVPYAKPESDEEDSDDDPTLIRRDKPKAPVYIRDLIRYLRDTESYDLQRLALATAPTLIRRKAEYGTEVKEHADELAGLLIGLSNKFEMEDFDDLRLQGMIALVIAQPKVMAPWFAKTFFDGDYSISQRASVLIVLGLTSRELAGFETSSYSAASAFPSKTLPEKVEKLYLPQSTSIYQPSSSSTLEPLPPNALDGIATSITDAFLAPMAAEAADNATGPNALKLSTFTERLNNPEKVRYITKTKPRIRSIPNLTAGVLSTYFFSTLISRFQAALHSSSSRTRGILFNPYLLSLYLKTLALIIHASGPSTLSLPQMTGEFWRLLLNTSVRAQAVGDLQLTGAVLFGFMALLDVNEDRMREVCREMGREVVEAQDWVGGVFSGLRGGDEGGEEERVRMLAAGVLVRLGEAVERWRLVLVGDMIGF from the exons ATGGATGACTTCTTGACACCAGTGAGCACCATTCGAATCACAGACATGAAAGAATCAGAAACACCACAAGGCCTCGCCAGCTCTCAACCCAaatcttcaacaccaacatcaggCAAACCCGCCCCTGCTTCACCAGAAGATGCTCTCCAACTCTTGAAACAACAACCTAGCTATGACGAGCTCATCGCCTCTCTACGATTTCTCTCCAAGCATCAGTCAGAAAATGATATTCCCAGCATCAAGCGTCCCAGTCCCATCAGTGCACAACTTGTCCAGGTATTGGTCTCGGAAATCGTCACAAACCACTGGATTCTACTCCAAGAAGATGCTGGAGACAGCAAGAATTCCGGGTTCAAACTCCTGCTTTATTGTCTTTCCAGTATCACAGCCATCAACGCGATTCTAGTCCGTCTGCGGGCTTTAATACAAGAATACAAAGCCGAAAATGAAGGGCTTGGGAAGCTCAAAAGACCAGACATTCATCTCAACCTTGAAACTCTCTTGGACCTGTTGGAGGGCTTGCTGAAAGGAGACGGGTGGATTCTCGAGGCTTGGCAGACTGCTAAAGCGTCATCTGGCCCTGATGCTGCCACTTCAGCGGTGCGAATGAGGCCAAGAGCACAAGAGATCCTGACCCtatttggtggtggcaggaTTGTCTcgcttgctgctgaggctgagAGTATCGTCAAGGCGAACAAGGCCGCGAAAGATGGGGACTATGAGATATGGGTGGCAGATGCACAGCATTACACCGCATGGTTGGGGAGAAATATTGTTACCTGGCAGTTATCAAATGGGGCCACTGAGAGTCCAAAGTTCGGTTCGGATCTCTTTTCGAAGGGACTGAAGTTGGGTCATGGTG AAATCTTGACCAAGCATGTCCTGGGAGAACTGGTGCTGAAGAAAGGAGCAGACCCGTCCAAGTTCGGCATGCTGCTGAGCAATCTGCCGCCTACAGAGCAACGGAAGGTGTTGTTTTCCATACTGAAGTTGTTCTCCTCAAAATATCTCGATCGACTCGGGCGCTGCGACTCTGAAGAAAGCAAGCCAATAGTATCTGCGGTTGCTGGCGCAATCAAATCGATCATCGGCGAAAGCACGAGTCTCAAGAATTACTTGGTGGAATGGCTCACCAGCTCATCAGGGGCCGGTCTTGGCGAAGGGGTGGGCATCAGGAGAACAATACTAGCCGTCGTCTCTCAAAACGGGGATGATATCGTTGCTGTACTGGAAAAGAGCTTGAGTCAGTTTGGAGATCAGCTCTACATCAAGCATTCACCAATGCTACAACAGGAAG CCCATGCCGAAGTTCTATTGCTGAGCGCCGGTTATGTACATCGATTGTCACCTATCAAGCTCACTTTGATGATGCGCACCAGTGTTTGGTTgaacaccatctccaacagaCTGACAGCACCTCACCAGAAAGCCCGCTTGTTGGGCATGTGGATTGGCGAGGCTCTCTCTAACCTGGTCGATAAGGGCGACAAGCGGCTCAACTTCAACACGGAAGGAGAGTTCGAGGAGATGGCCACATGGTACAAGGGGTTGACACAGGTCTCGGATGAGATTGGGAGCATGGAACCTCTGTTTGAGTCGCCGCCGACAATTCGTCCAAAGAGAAAAACATCCCCATCAAACGCAGCAAAAACAGCACCAAGACCCCCTGGCCAGCATCCACAGGCCGGCTTCATCATCGAAGAGCTTAGCGATGAAGAAgggtcggaggaggatgacctTGTGCCATACGCAAAGCCTGAGTCTGACGAAGAGGATTCGGATGATGACCCGACGTTGATCAGAAGGGACAAGCCAAAGGCCCCAGTGTACATCAGGGACTTGATACGGTACCTCCGTGACACAGAAAGCTACGACCTTCAGCGGTTAGCCCTTGCAACAGCTCCAACACTCATCCGCCGAAAAGCCGAGTACGGAACAGAGGTCAAAGAGCACGCTGACGAGCTCGCCGGTCTCTTGATCGGCCTAAGCAACAAGTTCGAGATGGAAGACTTTGACGACCTCCGACTCCAGGGAATGATCGCTCTGGTCATCGCCCAGCCAAAGGTCATGGCCCCCTGGTTCGCCAAAACATTCTTTGATGGCGATTACTCCATCTCCCAACGAGCCTCTGTTCTGATCGTCTTGGGTTTAACCTCGAGAGAACTGGCTGGCTTCGAAACATCTAGTTACTCGgccgcctccgccttccCGTCCAAGACCCTACCCGAAAAAGTCGAGAAGCTTTACCTACCCCAATCCACCTCTATTTATCAACCCTCTTCGTCATCCACTCTtgaacccctccccccaaacgcCCTAGATGGCATAGCCACTTCCATAACTGACGCCTTCCTAGCACCAATGGCCGCAGAAGCAGCCGACAATGCCACCGGTCCCAACGCCCTGAAGTTGTCCACTTTTACAGAGCGCTTGAACAACCCCGAGAAAGTCCGTTACATAACCAAAACCAAGCCCCGAATCCGAAGCATCCCCAACCTTACCGCCGGTGTGTTATCAACATACTTCTTTTCCACTCTCATCTCCCGCTTCCAAGCGGCTTTACACTCGTCCTCGTCACGAACAAGGGGGATATTATTCAACCCTTACCTTTTGTCGCTCTACCTCAAGACGTTGGCGTTGATTATCCACGCTTCTGGACCTAGTACGCTGTCGTTGCCGCAGATGACGGGGGAGttttggaggttgttgttgaataCGAGTGTGAGGGCACAGGCGGTGGGGGATTTGCAGTTGACGGGGGCGGTGCTGTTTGGGTTTATGGCGTTGCTGGATGTGAATGAGGATcggatgagggaggtgtgcagggagatggggagggaggtggtggaggcgcaggattgggttgggggggtgttttcgggtttgagggggggtgatgaagggggggaggaggagagggtgaggatgttgGCTGCGGGGGTGCTGGTTaggttgggggaggcggtggagaggtggaggttggttttggtgggggatATGATTGGGTTTTAG
- the uba3 gene encoding NEDD8 activating enzyme (EggNog:ENOG503NU43; COG:O) — protein sequence MSAGPVHPSSEPARWKYLDRIRTRPGPFTTPEMFSGETSAEAMDKMKILVIGAGGLGCELLKNLALSGFKNIHVIDMDTIDISNLNRQFLFRQSDVGKFKAEVAAAFVEKRVKGVEITPHNCKIQDFDEDFYMQFQIVVCGLDSIEARRWINATLINMVDETVEDSYKPLIDGGTEGFKGQARVILPTITSCLECQLDMHAPRAAVPLCTLASIPRQPEHCIEWAHVIAWDKEKPFPQLDKDDPEHITWLYQKALLRAKEFNISGVTYSLTQGVVKNIIPAIAATNSVIAAACCNEALKIATNCAPYLGYPENNYMMYSGNDSIYTYTFKHEKKDDCPVCGVSARELAVDPKWTLQELVDSFAARPEAQLKKPSVRAEGKTLYMQSPPSLEEQTRPNLEKTLAEGLGLVDGQEIGVTDPAFATVSFKFRLKFT from the coding sequence ATGTCTGCCGGGCCGGTCCACCCCTCCTCTGAACCGGCAAGATGGAAGTATCTCGACAGAATACGCACCCGGCCAGGgcccttcaccacccccgagaTGTTCAGCGGTGAAACGAGCGCAGAAGCCATGGACAAGATGAAGATCCTCGTTATCGGCGCCGGCGGTTTAGGCTGTGAGCTCCTCAAGAACCTTGCCCTCTCGGGCTTCAAAAACATCCACGTCATCGACATGGACACCATCGACatctccaacctcaaccgccaGTTCCTCTTCCGCCAGTCAGACGTCGGCAAGTTCAAAGCCGAagtcgccgccgccttcgtCGAGAAGCGCGTCAAAGGCGTCGAAATCACCCCACACAACTGCAAAATCCAAGACTTTGACGAGGATTTCTACATGCAATTCCAAATCGTCGTCTGCGGCCTCGACAGCATCGAAGCCCGCCGCTGGATCAACGccaccctcatcaacatGGTCGACGAGACGGTAGAAGACAGCTACAAACCCCTCATCGACGGCGGCACCGAAGGCTTCAAAGGCCAAGCCCGCGTCATCCTcccaaccatcacctcctgCCTCGAATGCCAGCTCGACATGCATGCCCCCCGCGCCGCCGTCCCCCTCTGCACCCTCGCGAGCATCCCCCGTCAGCCAGAACACTGCATCGAATGGGCCCACGTCATCGCCTGGGACAAAGAGAAACCCTTCCCCCAGCTCGACAAGGACGACCCCGAGCACATCACTTGGCTCTACCAAAAAGCCCTCCTCCGCGCAAAGGAATTCAACATCTCGGGCGTGACATACTCCCTCACCCAGGGCGTGGTAAAGAATATCATCCCGGCCATCGCGGCAACAAACTCGGTCATCGCCGCGGCCTGCTGCAACGAAGCCCTCAAAATCGCTACCAACTGCGCCCCTTATTTGGGCTACCCGGAGAATAACTACATGATGTACTCGGGCAACGACAGCATATACACGTACACGTTCAAGCACGAGAAAAAGGACGACTGTCCTGTTTGTGGTGTTTCGGCGAGGGAGTTGGCGGTTGACCCAAAGTGGACGCTGCAGGAGCTGGTGGACTCGTTTGCGGCGAGGCCGGAGGCTCAGCTGAAGAAGCCGAGTGTGAGGGCGGAGGGCAAGACGCTTTATATGCAGAGCCCGCCTAGTTTGGAGGAGCAGACGAGGCCGAACTTGGAAAAGACGCTTGCGGAggggctggggttggtggatgggcAGGAGATTGGTGTTACGGACCCTGCTTTTGCTACGGTTTCGTTCAAGTTTAGGTTGAAGTTTACTTGA
- the RPC40 gene encoding DNA-directed RNA polymerase core subunit rpc40 (EggNog:ENOG503NUTN; BUSCO:EOG09263CLY; COG:K) — translation MPHKPPTQEELEKRKIVGVNLETVTDVSSTDFPGHYPGEDHAWDIERFKRGFSVEFHQNDPHEASFSLIGIDASIANAFRRIMIADVPTLAIENVFVWNNTSVIQDEVLAHRLGLIPFTGGREGLTDFLKWYRKPANGDPAECKDFNTVALELNVKCEHNENADPNETDPTKLYHHAHVYAKDIVFKPIGRQVDYFSGEDIIRPVNPDILIAKLRPGQEINVQMHMHKGVGSDHAKFSPVATASYRIMPTITITQPILGRDAEKFQRCFPKGVIGLEKVTAEEAAQKGSGYEGHEGELKAVVVDPKSDTVSREALRHEEFKDKVKLGRRRDHFIYLVESTGQWKSDAIFLESVSHLKAKAKALEEQLVNMVR, via the exons ATGCCTCACAAACCGCCAACCCaggaggagctcgagaagcGCAAG ATCGTCGGCGTCAACCTCGAGACCGTAACCGATGTCTCTTCGACCGATTTCCCCGGCCACTACCCCGGCGAAGACCACGCCTGGGATATTGAGCGCTTCAAGCGCGGCTTCTCGGTCGAATTTCACCAAAACGACCCCCACGaagcctccttctccctcatcgGCATCGACGCCTCCATCGCCAACGCCTTCCGCCGCATCATGATCGCCGACGTgcccaccctcgccatcgaAAACGTCTTCGTCTGGAACAACACCTCGGTCATCCAAGATGAGGTTCTCGCCCACCGCCTGGGCCTCATCCCCTTCACCGGCGGCCGCGAAGGGCTCACCGACTTCCTTAAGTGGTACCGGAAGCCCGCCAACGGCGACCCGGCTGAATGCAAGGACTTCAACACCGTCGCGCTCGAGCTGAACGTCAAGTGCGAGCACAACGAGAACGCTGACCCGAACGAGACGGACCCCACCAAGTTGTATCATCATGCGCATGTGTATGCAAAGGATATTGTGTTTAAGCCTATTGGTCGCCAGGTGGATTATTTCTCGGGCGAGGACATCATTCGGCCGGTGAACCCAGATATCCTAATTGCCAAGCTTCGTCCTGGGCAGGAGATCAATGTTCAGATGCACATGCACAAGGGTGTGGGATCGGATCATGCCAAGTTCTCACCTGTTGCTACCGCTTCGTACCGTATCATGcctaccatcaccatcactcaACCTATCCTCGGCCGGGATGCCGAAAAGTTCCAGAGATGCTTCCCCAAGGGCGTCATCGGGCTTGAGAAGGTGACCGCAGAGGAGGCTGCCCAGAAGGGATCAGGGTATGAGGGGCACGAGGGAGAGCTGAAGGCTGTTGTGGTCGACCCAAAGAGCGACACCGTCAGTAGAGAGGCGCTTCGCCACGAGGAGTTCAAGGACAAGGTTAAACTTGGCAGGAGACGGGATCATTTCATCTATCTCGTGGAAAGCACCGGGCAGTGGAAGAGCGATGCGATTTTCCTGGAGTCAGTGTCGCATTTGAAGGCCAAGGCGAAGGCGCTGGAGGAGCAGCTTGTCAACATGGTCAGGTAG
- the NdufS2 gene encoding ndufs2, NADH ubiquinone oxidoreductase 49 kd subunit (EggNog:ENOG503NVGU; COG:C), protein MASLYRLAGRSAKRLCQRPSSPFLTTPAFPASRAFSASALRRAGEITWEGTRLTPTNPDFEAVADPYKHIVGAREEAPSKVPLDTENSVDDRKVRHYTVNFGPQHPAAHGVLRLILELSGEEIVRADPHVGLLHRGTEKLCEYKTYLQALPYFDRLDYVSMMTNEQCFSLAVEKLLNVEIPERAKFIRTLFGEITRILNHLMSVLSHAMDVGALTPFLWGFEEREKLMEFYERVSGARLHAAYVRPGGVHQDIPMGLLDDIYQWATQFGDRIDETEEMLTDNRIWINRLKGVGVVSAAEAINLSFTGVMLRGSGVPFDIRKSQPYDAYDQVEFDVPVGVNGDCYDRYLCRMEEFRQSLRIIHQCLNKMPAGPVRVEDYKISPPPRSAMKENMEALIHHFLLYTKGYAVPPGDTYSAIEAPKGEMGVYVVSDGSERPYRVHIRAPGFAHLGGFDHISKGHLLADAVAVIGTMDLVFGEVDR, encoded by the exons ATGGCGTCGCTGTACAGGCTCGCCGGCCGCAGCGCCAAGCGCCTCTGTCAAAGGCCATCGTcgcccttcctcaccaccccggCCTTCCCTGCTTCCCGcgccttctccgcctcggccCTCCGAAGAGCTGGCGAGATCACCTGGGAAGGCACCCGCCTGACCCCTACCAACCCCGACTTCGAGGCCGTCGCCGACCCCTACAAGCACATCGTCGGCGCCCGGGAGGAAGCCCCCTCAAAAGTCCCTCTCGACACCGAGAACTCAGTCGACGACCGCAAGGTCCGCCACTACACAGTCAACTTTGGTCCCCAGCATCCTGCCGCCCACGGCGTGTTGCGTTTGATTCTGGAGCTGTCTGGTGAGGAGATCGTCCGTGCCGATCCTCACGTTGGTCTTTTGCACCGTGGTACCGAGAAGCTGTGCGAGTACAAGACATATCTCCAGGCCCTGCCTTACTTCGACCGTCTCGACTATGTTTCCATGATGACCAACGAGCAGTGCTTCTCGCTCGCTGTTGAGAAGCTGTTGAACGTCGAGATTCCCGAGCGCGCCAAGTTCATCCGCACCCTGTTTGGCGAGATCACCCGTATCTTGAACCACTTGATGTCCGTCTTGTCGCACGCCATGGATGTTGGCGCTCTTACACCTTTCTTGTGGGGTTttgaggagagagaaaagctCATG GAATTCTATGAGCGCGTCTCTGGCGCCCGTCTCCACGCTGCCTATGTCCGCCCCGGCGGTGTCCACCAAGACATCCCCATGGGTCTCCTCGACGACATCTACCAATGGGCGACGCAGTTCGGCGACCGCATCGATGAAACTGAGGAAATGCTGACGGACAATCGCATCTGGATCAACCGTCTCAAGGGCGTCGGCGTCGTCTCGGCCGCCGAggccatcaacctctccttcacGGGCGTCATGCTCCGCGGCTCCGGCGTCCCCTTTGACATCCGCAAGTCCCAGCCCTACGACGCCTACGACCAAGTCGAGTTCGACGTCCCTGTCGGTGTCAACGGCGACTGCTATGACCGCTACCTCTGCCGCATGGAGGAGTTCCGCCAGTCGCTGAGAATCATCCACCAGTGCCTCAACAAGATGCCTGCTGGTCCTGTGAGGGTGGAGGATTACAAGATCTCGCCTCCCCCCAGGAGCGCCATGAAGGAGAACATGGAGGCCTTGATTCACCACTTTTTGCTGTACACCAAGGGGTATGCGGTGCCGCCGGGGGATACCTACTCTGCGATTGAGGCGCCGAAGGGTGAGATGGGTGTTTATGTTGTGAGTGACGGGAGCGAGAGGCCCTACCGGGTGCACATTCGGGCACCCGGGTTTGCGCACTTGGGTGGGTTTGATCACATTTCCAAGGGGCATTTGCTGGCTGATGCTGTGGCGGTGATTGGTACAATGGATTTGGTGTTTG GTGAGGTTGATCGGTAA
- a CDS encoding hypothetical protein (EggNog:ENOG503P8N7) → MCIREYIVYQCAHRSPPVLVTCPLTTERHVNPVCDKRPDRAYYAETCCAACERCVHSRWVIIRENEHRWLHEHGACGCEVVFQGLLNTPRAIGADGVESEENDEKDGAPLAITDGSVGSRSSDPGVDAVKPAKSKKSKGKEREVISTGADIPQGSSAPPLYRESITEDGAAHVQLRLKSLYAGEWRADHRILHETGKCNCRIVFGPFNPQISDEELTAEDWELIQWWRDQEDAVEGQKTVARPRLGSSTSEAEVIAQRIKEIERVFGSFEVKPKEEGMSYPNKRAVKPSHGSVAIPQPTTTFAESSEQGYRRMGRRRGQHKSQSFFNRRNSQGEDLGRDRSQKSLLPREPGFSQGQKQYTIAQYASMAPSSTPATQQGWVYDQYSNQYVQTGNVAPQSTSYYPTASSNSYQQPQGYQASYQASHQASYPPQLQQLPQVANPAFATIATYTNTIPDGAYPWIQPHSQSRTRSKAGGPYHVVGMDYSSFDDPSHVEHVGTPICGIPIGGGAHMPPWKDCVQRQPRPAPPRELPTIVITVVEANPVGTIEYDYDQTLDSKSDMAYGAADGSAVDDNDDRNLLEVEVPRVPQRRHSAGGVL, encoded by the coding sequence ATGTGTATCCGAGAGTACATCGTCTACCAGTGTGCCCACCGCTCGCCCCCGGTGTTGGTCACCTGCCCGTTGACGACAGAAAGGCATGTCAACCCTGTCTGTGACAAGCGCCCGGATAGGGCATACTACGCCGAGACCTGCTGCGCGGCCTGTGAGCGTTGCGTCCATTCTCGCTGGGTTATCATCAGAGAGAATGAGCACCGTTGGCTTCATGAGCATGGGGCTTGTGGCTGTGAAGTGGTATTCCAGGGCCTCTTGAACACTCCCCGGGCTATCGGGGCCGATGGCGTCGAGTCCGAAGAAAACGATGAGAAGGATGGTGCTCCGCTGGCTATCACAGATGGCTCAGTTGGAAGCCGGTCCTCTGATCCCGGTGTTGACGCCGTCAAGCCGGCTAAATCAAAGAAGTCGAAGGGtaaggagagagaggtgatCAGTACTGGCGCTGACATTCCCCAAGGCAGTTCTGCTCCCCCTCTCTATCGTGAGAGCATCACCGAGGACGGGGCAGCTCATGTTCAGCTTCGGCTGAAGAGTCTGTATGCCGGTGAATGGCGAGCTGATCACCGCATCCTTCACGAGACGGGCAAATGCAACTGCCGGATTGTTTTCGGGCCCTTCAATCCTCAGATTTCGGACGAGGAGTTGACTGCTGAAGACTGGGAGTTGATCCAGTGGTGGAGAGATCAGGAGGATGCTGTCGAGGGTCAGAAGACCGTGGCTAGACCTCGCCTGGGTAGTTCTACGTCCGAAGCTGAGGTCATCGCCCAGCGTatcaaggagattgagaGGGTGTTTGGCAGCTTCGAAGTCAAGCCTAAAGAGGAGGGTATGTCCTATCCTAACAAGCGCGCTGTGAAGCCCTCCCATGGCTCTGTCGCCATACCCCAACCTACCACGACCTTTGCCGAGTCCAGCGAGCAGGGATATCggcggatggggagaagGCGCGGGCAGCACAAGAGCCAGTCTTTTTTCAATCGACGGAACtcccaaggagaagatcTTGGAAGGGATAGAAGCCAAAAAAGCCTCTTGCCTCGCGAGCCTGGCTTCTCTCAAGGCCAAAAGCAATATACCATTGCCCAGTACGCCTCCATGGCGCCTAGTTCGACTCCAGCTACGCAGCAAGGTTGGGTCTATGACCAATATTCCAATCAATACGTTCAGACCGGCAATGTAGCTCCCCAGTCGACAAGCTACTATCCCACTGCTTCCAGTAACAGTTACCAACAGCCTCAAGGCTACCAAGCCTCATACCAAGCCTCACACCAAGCCTCCTACCCGCCTCAGCTACAACAGCTGCCCCAGGTTGCCAACCCAGCCTTCGCAACAATCGCAACCTACACCAACACGATCCCCGATGGAGCCTACCCCTGGATACAGCCTCACAGCCAGTCTCGGACCAGATCCAAAGCCGGCGGGCCCTACCACGTCGTAGGCATGGACTACTCCAGCTTCGACGACCCTTCCCACGTCGAACACGTCGGCACACCAATCTGCGGCATCCCCATTGGCGGCGGTGCCCACATGCCCCCCTGGAAGGACTGTGTCCAGAGACAGCCTCGcccggctcctcctcgcgAGCTGCCCACCATTGTGATCACCGTGGTCGAAGCCAACCCAGTCGGCACCATCGAGTACGACTATGACCAAACCCTCGACTCCAAATCCGACATGGCCTACGGAGCCGCAGACGGGAGCGCCGTCGATGACAACGATGACAGAAACCTCCTCGAGGTCGAAGTCCCCCGTGTCCCCCAGCGGAGACACTCTGCCGGAGGTGTTCTCTGA